The following proteins are encoded in a genomic region of Corylus avellana chromosome ca4, CavTom2PMs-1.0:
- the LOC132179230 gene encoding uncharacterized protein LOC132179230 codes for MKERGKAVETFNNDMEYYSSSSDLPCKKHPSSSSVGICAYCLKDRLIKLVCSDCGEQRLSSCSCSEISSNRNSCTVEVGSVGRVSFLIENERSEVSQSHSSKPKPPQEKAEEVVMLKRSSSSCVEIKKSAFWRIGRLFRKKREKNCERLSVGGGCDEKSDLWMVDYMGVSRSRSLCSFRGGWLFGSEDGGDHLVVSGARSSISAARSSGVNGGLLLDSGRRSGFSEAEPRKSGFDGEKKDSQLESEKGGVRKGGLLEHDAGLNGGANRRVFSLKESDFNGIDDSGFIDLKLDYSSESKQEFSAAKMGVMTDQDTGFGSMRGSNFVANECGGSFGNFSGDGSFSNGGSCRITVNERGIKRGRKSMKGWRWIFKQHPSWGSARKKDEDLMFKT; via the coding sequence ATGAAAGAGAGAGGCAAAGCTGTGGAAACATTCAACAACGACATGGAGTATTATTCTTCTTCATCGGATCTTCCGTGCAAGAAGCACCCATCTTCATCATCTGTTGGAATATGCGCTTATTGTCTTAAAGACCGCCTGATCAAGCTGGTTTGCTCCGACTGTGGAGAGCAGCGTCTCTCCTCCTGCTCTTGCTCTGAGATCTCTTCCAATCGCAATTCATGCACTGTCGAGGTGGGGAGCGTCGGTCGGGTCTCGTTCCTGATAGAGAATGAAAGGAGTGAAGTTTCACAATCACATTCTTCTAAGCCCAAACCCCCCCAAGAGAAAGCAGAGGAAGTTGTGATGCTCAAGAGAAGCAGCAGCAGCTGCGTCGAGATTAAAAAGAGTGCGTTTTGGAGAATTGGGAGATTGTTtaggaagaagagagaaaagaattgtGAGAGATTGAGTGTTGGTGGGGGGTGTGATGAGAAAAGTGATTTGTGGATGGTTGATTATATGGGTGTGTCTAGGTCCAGGTCTCTTTGTAGTTTCAGGGGCGGTTGGTTGTTTGGATCAGAGGATGGTGGGGATCATTTGGTTGTATCAGGTGCTAGGAGTTCTATTTCTGCAGCCAGGAGTTCTGGGGTCAATGGGGGACTTCTTTTAGATTCTGGGAGAAGAAGTGGGTTCAGTGAAGCAGAGCCAAGAAAAAGTGGCTTTGATGGTGAGAAGAAAGATAGTCAATTGGAATCTGAAAAGGGTGGTGTGAGGAAGGGTGGTCTTCTGGAGCATGATGCTGGTTTAAATGGAGGAGCTAATAGGCGTGTTTTCTCACTCAAAGAGAGTGATTTCAATGGCATAGATGATTCGGGCTTTATTGACTTGAAGCTTGATTACTCATCAGAATCGAAGCAGGAGTTCTCTGCTGCAAAAATGGGTGTGATGACAGATCAAGATACAGGTTTTGGTAGCATGAGAGGGAGTAATTTTGTGGCAAATGAATGTGGAGGTTCGTTTGGGAATTTCTCTGGGGACGGGAGTTTCAGTAATGGGGGTTCCTGTAGGATCACGGTGAATGAGAGAGGGATCAAAAGGGGGAGGAAAAGTATGAAGGGTTGGCGATGGATTTTCAAGCAGCATCCTAGCTGGGGAAGTGCAAGGAAGAAGGATGAAGATCTTATGTTCAAAACCTGA
- the LOC132178635 gene encoding uncharacterized protein LOC132178635, which produces MIPFKLHQPPPSFSISQTTTLHLSLTPRKFSILPLPPTPHKPTVFLKPYPFSFPIPLSYPTFKLIRVSKAEAPFAGNEGGYTKASPELEDLSPDGAVYRKTLALVECSMFAALTGLVYFLSNSLAIENYFGCVFSLPIVISSMRWGVAAGRKTMVATAMLLLVLSGPVKALTYLLKHGIAGFTMGYLWRSGANWTLSILLCTIVRAIGAVGYVLITSFLLRENILALITINIHASLTFLFTATGINTIPSMNVIYAIFATLVLLNCGCFTFLLHILYSVFLTRLGMKASLGLPRWIERVV; this is translated from the exons ATGATTCCGTTCAAGCTTCATCAACCCCCTCCATCTTTCTCTATTTCCCAAACTACCACTCTCCACCTCTCTCTCACCCCACGTAAATTTTCAATTCTACCCCTCCCTCCAACCCCTCACAAACCCACAGTTTTCCTCAAACCCTACCCCTTCTCTTTCCCGATCCCTCTCTCCTATCCCACCTTCAAATTGATTAGGGTTTCGAAAGCTGAAGCACCGTTTGCTGGCAATGAAGGAGGCTACACCAAAGCTTCACCGGAGCTGGAAGACTTGTCTCCAGACGGCGCTGTTTATCGGAAGACACTGGCATTGGTGGAGTGCTCCATGTTCGCCGCGCTCACCGGCTTGGTCTACTTCTTGAGCAATTCTCTCGCTATTGAG AATTACTTTGGCTGTGTCTTCTCGTTGCCAATAGTAATCTCCTCAATGAGATGGGGCGTTGCAGCTGGAAGGAAAACTATG GTGGCAACAGCCATGCTATTACTTGTCTTGTCTGGTCCAGTGAAAGCCTTAACCTATCTG CTTAAGCATGGAATAGCTGGCTTCACAATGGGTTATTTGTGGAG GTCGGGAGCAAATTGGActctttcaattttgttgtgCACAATC GTTCGAGCAATTGGTGCTGTGGGATATGTCTTAATAACTTCATTCTTGCTAAGAGAAAACATACTTGCTTTG ATCACCATAAATATTCATGCTTCTCTTACATTCCTGTTCACTGCTACGGGGATTAATACAATTCCATCGATGAATGTGATATATGCCATATTTGCGACCTTG gttttactGAATTGTGGATGCTTCACATTCTTGCTCCACATTTTGTATTCTGTGTTCCTTACCAGGCTTGGGATGAAGGCTTCACTGGGATTGCCAAGATGGATAGAGAGGGTTGTATAA
- the LOC132179035 gene encoding F-box protein DOR-like — protein sequence MSLVRFRSARQCVRYCHSLTRCHTFSRRHLSTSAAEPHLLVPAYKIDSGEQHFFSVPVLPDLCLGPATSVLTLKTEPMGLASSQYLNGLFCFHHAEYPYYFGGPILAYNPTTQETINIPLDRPGNDAAETTWNITTHFGFDPSTNSHKVLRIRWTEALPESTPRAFKMKFNVLTLGKETMSWREIDPVLPFDCVKYASGGRSVCLNGAMHWIHRYGDSIVAFDVRDEKLRLIPYPDGYTEGVNPSELVRPERLVEIGGCLALITSEGRNALESPCFVEEQMLELWVLKDYHNHVWVQESIRLPFRWDDSGRPCPIGTLPTGEVLMKPFSLYKSPAWVLFYHREEKYFKKVDIPGLPEWVTSGLRTLKFVHCYVGSAGLTNGVSNEPPHGDSNKDSKENGSS from the coding sequence ATGTCTCTGGTGCGTTTCAGAAGCGCTAGGCAATGTGTGCGCTATTGCCACTCCCTAACACGCTGCCACACCTTTTCCCGTCGTCACCTAAGCACATCCGCCGCCGAGCCCCACCTCCTCGTCCCCGCCTACAAAATAGACTCTGGCGAGCAACACTTCTTCTCCGTCCCAGTCCTCCCAGACTTGTGTTTGGGACCCGCCACTTCAGTCTTAACGCTCAAGACTGAACCCATGGGTCTCGCCTCTTCGCAATATCTCAATGGCTTGTTCTGCTTTCACCATGCTGAATATCCCTATTACTTTGGGGGCCCAATACTCGCATACAATCCCACTACCCAAGAAACCATTAATATTCCTCTTGATCGTCCGGGAAATGACGCTGCAGAAACAACTTGGAACATCACGACGCACTTTGGGTTCGACCCTTCAACCAACTCGCACAAAGTGCTCCGTATTCGGTGGACCGAAGCGCTTCCGGAGTCGACTCCGAGGGCGTTTAAGATGAAATTTAATGTTTTGACGCTAGGCAAGGAGACTATGTCGTGGAGAGAGATAGATCCTGTGTTGCCTTTTGACTGTGTCAAGTATGCCAGTGGCGGGAGAAGTGTTTGTCTTAATGGCGCAATGCATTGGATTCACCGGTACGGGGATTCTATCGTTGCGTTCGATGTCAGAGATGAGAAGTTAAGATTAATCCCTTATCCTGATGGGTACACAGAGGGTGTAAACCCGTCGGAACTTGTACGACCGGAACGGCTAGTCGAAATTGGTGGGTGTTTGGCTCTGATAACTTCAGAGGGCAGAAACGCTTTAGAGAGCCCATGTTTTGTTGAGGAACAGATGCTGGAATTGTGGGTACTAAAGGATTACCACAATCATGTGTGGGTTCAGGAGTCTATTCGGTTACCGTTCCGATGGGATGATTCAGGTCGGCCTTGTCCTATTGGGACTTTGCCAACGGGCGAGGTCTTGATGAAGCCGTTTTCTTTGTACAAGAGCCCTGCCTGGGTGCTTTTCTACCATAGAGAGGAAAAATATTTCAAGAAGGTTGACATCCCGGGCTTGCCTGAATGGGTGACTTCGGGCCTGCGCACTCTCAAGTTCGTTCATTGTTATGTGGGAAGTGCAGGTCTTACAAACGGAGTAAGTAATGAACCACCACATGGAGATTCGAATAAAGACAGCAAAGAGAATGGTTCTTCTTAA
- the LOC132177332 gene encoding choline/ethanolaminephosphotransferase 1, with protein sequence MGYIGSHGIAALHRYKYSGVDHSYLAKYVLQPFWIRFVNFFPLWMPPNMITLMGFMFLLISALLGYIYSPRLDSAPPRWVHFAHGLLLFLYQTFDAVDGKQARRTNSSSPLGELFDHGCDALACAFEALAFGSTAMCGRNTFWFWVISAVPFICATWEHYFTNTLILPAINGPTEGLMLIYVSHFFTAIVGAEWWAQEFGKSIPLLSWVPFIHEIPTYKAVIFLMIVFAVIPTVTFNVHNVYKVVQARKGSMLLALAMLYPFVVLLGGVLIWHYLSPSDIIGNYPHLVVMGTGLAFGFLVGRMILAHLCDEPKGLKTNMCMSLLYLPFAIANALTARLNDGVPLVDERFVLLFYCLFSGGLYLHFATSVVHEITAALGIYCFRITRKEA encoded by the exons ATGGGGTATATAGGGTCGCATGGCATAGCTGCGCTGCACAGATACAAGTACAGTGGCGTGGATCACTCGTACCTCGCCAAATATGTGCTCCAACCATTCTGGATTCGCTTCGTTAATTTCTTCCCCCTTTGGATGCC TCCAAACATG ATAACACTTATGGGATTCATGTTCCTACTCATTTCTGCTTTGCTTGGCTAT ATTTATTCACCTCGCTTGGATTCAGCTCCTCCAAGATGGGTTCATTTTGCACATGGATTGCTACTTTTTCTCTATCAG ACCTTTGATGCTGTTGATGGGAAACAAGCAAGACGGACAAATTCCTCAAGTCCATTAGGGGAGCTTTTCGACCATG GATGTGATGCTCTTGCTTGTGCA TTTGAAGCATTGGCTTTTGGGAGCACCGCTATGTGTGGCAGAAATACTTTCTGGTTCTGGGTGATTTCAGCTGTTCCATTTATTTGTGCAACATGGGAACA CTATTTCACCAATACCCTTATTCTTCCGGCTATCAATGGTCCTACTGAGGGTCTCATGCTGATATATGTGTCTCATTTCTTCACAGCCATTGTTG GTGCTGAGTGGTGGGCTCAAGAATTTGGAAAGTCTATACCCTTATTAAGTTGGGTACCATTTATTCATG AAATTCCCACATACAAAGCTGTGATATTTCTGATGATAGTTTTTGCTGTTATTCCAACAGTCACATTCAA CGTACACAATGTTTATAAGGTAGTTCAGGCAAGAAAAGGAAGCATGCTGCTAGCATTAGCGATG CTTTACCCTTTTGTTGTGCTCTTGGGAGGAGTCCTTATTTG GCATTATTTGTCTCCATCGGACATAATTGGGAACTATCCACATTTAGTTGTGATGGGAACTGGACTTGCTTTTGGTTTCCTTGTG GGAAGGATGATCTTGGCTCACTTGTGTGATGAACCAAAGGGCTTGAAAACTAATATGTGCATG TCACTGCTGTATCTCCCTTTTGCCATTGCAAATGCACTCACAGCCAGACTGAATGATGG AGTTCCTTTAGTTGATGAGAggtttgttcttcttttttactGTCTATTCTCAG GGGGACTCTATTTGCACTTTGCTACATCAGTCGTTCATGAAATTACAGCTGCCTTGGGAATATATTGCTTCAG GATAACCAGGAAAGAAGCTTGA
- the LOC132179840 gene encoding uncharacterized protein LOC132179840 isoform X1, whose protein sequence is MRNSDEKPKPLCHSQKLMIVKLLCSNWRNIMNLSPFKLDIDDLIHEFAEGESTALADMKRVWLSRKFSYIYEATPSCNLAFFMQSLYSHSIGSYMISNASLSHRLGGLFCLYCLYETQPFKPPFKIYLSLGELRKLTELLVDAKEKGVKVVSAVVKRMLDKNMFLFGCLEINEGSATETVNQLTELQNARIQVLYNKLFANSRIEHFLHMDLGREVDLNVVQEKSTEYAEAKKLAIEEASKVVDVQDIKHISKDKKLIGDEMAKIIDDWNVQRDVFNQQRGSSQLPPEEQQQHQDDEEFDLEDDEDFDQNLERLLSKA, encoded by the exons ATGAGAAATTCAGATGAAAAACCGAAACCCCTTTGCCATTCACAAAAATTGATGATTGTTAAG CTGTTGTGCTCAAATTGGAGAAATATAATGAATCTCTCTCCATTTAAGCTGGACATTGATGACCTCATACACGAGTTTGCTGAG GGCGAATCAACAGCTTTGGCTGATATGAAGAGAGTATGGCTTTCTAGAAAGTTCTCGTACATATATGAGGCTACTCCTTCTTGCAACTTGGCCTTCTTCATGCAATCGTTGTATTCCCATTCAATTGGTA GTTACATGATAAGCAATGCTTCTTTATCACACAGACTGGGCGGGCTTTTTTGCCTTTACTGCCTCTATGAGACTCAACCTTTCAAACCCCCATTCAAAATTTATCTATCACTTG GAGAGCTGAGGAAACTTACGGAGCTTCTTGTTgatgcaaaagaaaaaggtgtAAAAGTGGTATCTGCTGTGGTCAAAAGGATGCTTGATAAAAACATGTTCCTCTTTGGGTGTTTGGAGATAAATGAAGGTTCTGCTACAGAGACAGTGAATCAACTTACAGAATTGCAGAATGCCCGCATTCAAGTTTTATATAATAA GTTATTTGCTAATAGTCGGATAGAGCACTTCCTCCATATGGACTTG GGCAGGGAAGTTGACTTGAATGTTGTCCAGGAAAAGTCAACAGAATATGCGGAGGCCAAGAAATTGGCCATTGAAg AAGCCAGCAAGGTAGTGGATGTTCAAGACATAAAGCATATATCAAAGGATAAAAAATTGATTGGAGATGAAATGGCGAAGATCATAGATGACTGGAATGTCCAAAGAGATGTTTTTAATCAACAAAGAGGATCCAGCCAGCTACCTCCTGAAGAACAACAGCAACATCAAGATGATGAAGAGTTTGATCTGGAAGATGATGAAGACTTTGATCAGAATCTGGAACGATTGCTATCCAAAGCATAA
- the LOC132179840 gene encoding uncharacterized protein LOC132179840 isoform X2, with the protein MRNSDEKPKPLCHSQKLMIVKLLCSNWRNIMNLSPFKLDIDDLIHEFAEGESTALADMKRVWLSRKFSYIYEATPSCNLAFFMQSLYSHSIGYMISNASLSHRLGGLFCLYCLYETQPFKPPFKIYLSLGELRKLTELLVDAKEKGVKVVSAVVKRMLDKNMFLFGCLEINEGSATETVNQLTELQNARIQVLYNKLFANSRIEHFLHMDLGREVDLNVVQEKSTEYAEAKKLAIEEASKVVDVQDIKHISKDKKLIGDEMAKIIDDWNVQRDVFNQQRGSSQLPPEEQQQHQDDEEFDLEDDEDFDQNLERLLSKA; encoded by the exons ATGAGAAATTCAGATGAAAAACCGAAACCCCTTTGCCATTCACAAAAATTGATGATTGTTAAG CTGTTGTGCTCAAATTGGAGAAATATAATGAATCTCTCTCCATTTAAGCTGGACATTGATGACCTCATACACGAGTTTGCTGAG GGCGAATCAACAGCTTTGGCTGATATGAAGAGAGTATGGCTTTCTAGAAAGTTCTCGTACATATATGAGGCTACTCCTTCTTGCAACTTGGCCTTCTTCATGCAATCGTTGTATTCCCATTCAATTG GTTACATGATAAGCAATGCTTCTTTATCACACAGACTGGGCGGGCTTTTTTGCCTTTACTGCCTCTATGAGACTCAACCTTTCAAACCCCCATTCAAAATTTATCTATCACTTG GAGAGCTGAGGAAACTTACGGAGCTTCTTGTTgatgcaaaagaaaaaggtgtAAAAGTGGTATCTGCTGTGGTCAAAAGGATGCTTGATAAAAACATGTTCCTCTTTGGGTGTTTGGAGATAAATGAAGGTTCTGCTACAGAGACAGTGAATCAACTTACAGAATTGCAGAATGCCCGCATTCAAGTTTTATATAATAA GTTATTTGCTAATAGTCGGATAGAGCACTTCCTCCATATGGACTTG GGCAGGGAAGTTGACTTGAATGTTGTCCAGGAAAAGTCAACAGAATATGCGGAGGCCAAGAAATTGGCCATTGAAg AAGCCAGCAAGGTAGTGGATGTTCAAGACATAAAGCATATATCAAAGGATAAAAAATTGATTGGAGATGAAATGGCGAAGATCATAGATGACTGGAATGTCCAAAGAGATGTTTTTAATCAACAAAGAGGATCCAGCCAGCTACCTCCTGAAGAACAACAGCAACATCAAGATGATGAAGAGTTTGATCTGGAAGATGATGAAGACTTTGATCAGAATCTGGAACGATTGCTATCCAAAGCATAA
- the LOC132179840 gene encoding uncharacterized protein LOC132179840 isoform X3 encodes MNLSPFKLDIDDLIHEFAEGESTALADMKRVWLSRKFSYIYEATPSCNLAFFMQSLYSHSIGSYMISNASLSHRLGGLFCLYCLYETQPFKPPFKIYLSLGELRKLTELLVDAKEKGVKVVSAVVKRMLDKNMFLFGCLEINEGSATETVNQLTELQNARIQVLYNKLFANSRIEHFLHMDLGREVDLNVVQEKSTEYAEAKKLAIEEASKVVDVQDIKHISKDKKLIGDEMAKIIDDWNVQRDVFNQQRGSSQLPPEEQQQHQDDEEFDLEDDEDFDQNLERLLSKA; translated from the exons ATGAATCTCTCTCCATTTAAGCTGGACATTGATGACCTCATACACGAGTTTGCTGAG GGCGAATCAACAGCTTTGGCTGATATGAAGAGAGTATGGCTTTCTAGAAAGTTCTCGTACATATATGAGGCTACTCCTTCTTGCAACTTGGCCTTCTTCATGCAATCGTTGTATTCCCATTCAATTGGTA GTTACATGATAAGCAATGCTTCTTTATCACACAGACTGGGCGGGCTTTTTTGCCTTTACTGCCTCTATGAGACTCAACCTTTCAAACCCCCATTCAAAATTTATCTATCACTTG GAGAGCTGAGGAAACTTACGGAGCTTCTTGTTgatgcaaaagaaaaaggtgtAAAAGTGGTATCTGCTGTGGTCAAAAGGATGCTTGATAAAAACATGTTCCTCTTTGGGTGTTTGGAGATAAATGAAGGTTCTGCTACAGAGACAGTGAATCAACTTACAGAATTGCAGAATGCCCGCATTCAAGTTTTATATAATAA GTTATTTGCTAATAGTCGGATAGAGCACTTCCTCCATATGGACTTG GGCAGGGAAGTTGACTTGAATGTTGTCCAGGAAAAGTCAACAGAATATGCGGAGGCCAAGAAATTGGCCATTGAAg AAGCCAGCAAGGTAGTGGATGTTCAAGACATAAAGCATATATCAAAGGATAAAAAATTGATTGGAGATGAAATGGCGAAGATCATAGATGACTGGAATGTCCAAAGAGATGTTTTTAATCAACAAAGAGGATCCAGCCAGCTACCTCCTGAAGAACAACAGCAACATCAAGATGATGAAGAGTTTGATCTGGAAGATGATGAAGACTTTGATCAGAATCTGGAACGATTGCTATCCAAAGCATAA